In one Candidatus Nealsonbacteria bacterium genomic region, the following are encoded:
- a CDS encoding metal-sensing transcriptional repressor — MEKSEKKQIINRMNYLSGHLEGVKKMIKDDKYCIDIILQTEAVIKAIKKVNQYILESHLNTCVTEAIRGKDRRERRKKIEELLEIFKNI, encoded by the coding sequence ATGGAAAAATCAGAAAAGAAGCAAATTATAAATAGAATGAATTACCTTTCGGGACACTTAGAAGGAGTTAAGAAGATGATTAAAGATGATAAGTATTGCATTGATATAATTTTACAAACAGAAGCAGTAATTAAGGCGATTAAAAAAGTAAATCAATATATTTTAGAAAGTCATTTAAATACTTGTGTCACTGAAGCAATCAGGGGGAAAGATAGGAGAGAGAGGAGAAAGAAAATCGAAGAATTACTTGAAATTTTTAAAAATATTTAA